The following proteins are co-located in the Gossypium hirsutum isolate 1008001.06 chromosome A02, Gossypium_hirsutum_v2.1, whole genome shotgun sequence genome:
- the LOC121214643 gene encoding receptor-like protein 15: MVMEPSFYTSVPKFQLTIISLPKCITSQQLNLELPTFLYYQYDLTYVDLSQNNFSGTVPTWLLENNTKLEDLILMGNSFTGPLSSPSAPNSNVSLIDISQNKLQGQIPTNVCSPFPQLRQLLLSKNAFEGDIPPCLSGMKDLSILDLSNNQLSGRVPEELITKSSLTILRLSNNNLGGHVLPVILNANGLSNLYLDGNNFSGEMANVDVTISEFPTSLREINLGNNKFYRNLPRWMGNVSFLKGLALSQNGLKGSIPMEFCNLNDLEFLDLSENNLFGSIPSCFNTLNIKHVHLQGNRLSGPLPIAFYNISSLVTLDLRGNNLTGSIPKWIGTLCTLSVLLLKDNHFHGEVPVQLCKLHSLSIIDLSQNMFSGIIPSCLGNLTLSMDGNKILFRGEYRPSLTEDGLMNKLGRLHGVYSYPSSYLEEAIEFTTKSGFYSYGGIILAYMTGIDLSIL; encoded by the coding sequence ATGGTAATGGAACCTTCCTTTTATACCTCAGTCCCAAAGTTTCAATTGACAATCATCAGTTTGCCAAAGTGCATTACATCTCAACAACTCAATCTTGAACTTCCTACCTTCCTTTACTACCAATATGACTTGACATATGTTGATCTTTCTCAAAACAATTTCAGCGGCACAGTCCCAACTTGGTTGTTAGAAAACAACACAAAGTTAGAAGATCTCATCTTGATGGGCAATTCTTTTACTGGTCCTCTCTCATCACCGTCAGCTCCTAATTCTAATGTGTCTTTAATTGACATATCCCAAAACAAATTGCAAGGTCAGATTCCAACCAATGTCTGTTCACCTTTTCCACAATTGAGGCAATTATTGTTATCCAAGAATGCCTTCGAAGGTGATATCCCTCCTTGTTTGAGTGGCATGAAGGATTTATcgattttagatttatcaaacaATCAATTGTCCGGAAGAGTACCTGAAGAGCTAATCACAAAAAGCTCATTGACCATTTTGAGACTATCAAACAACAACCTCGGTGGACATGTGCTTCCTGTGATTCTCAATGCAAATGGGTTGTCAAATTTATATTTGGATGGAAATAATTTTTCTGGAGAGATGGCAAATGTTGATGTCACTATTTCTGAGTTTCCAACTTCACTAAGGGAAATCAATCTCGGAAATAACAAGTTTTATAGAAACCTCCCAAGATGGATGGGGAATGTGTCCTTTTTGAAGGGATTAGCTTTGTCCCAAAATGGTTTGAAGGGTTCTATTCCAATGGAATTTTGCAACTTAAATGACTTGGAATTTTTGGATCTCTCCGAAAACAATTTATTTGGCTCTATACCGTCCTGCTTTAATACCCTGAACATAAAGCATGTCCACCTGCAGGGGAATAGACTAAGTGGCCCTCTACCAATTGCTTTTTATAATATCTCTTCACTGGTTACATTAGATCTTAGAGGAAACAACTTGACTGGTAGTATTCCAAAATGGATTGGCACACTTTGTACATTGAGTGTTCTTCTCTTGAAAGATAATCATTTTCATGGCGAAGTTCCAGTTCAGTTATGCAAGTTGCATTCTTTAAGCATTATAGATCTTTCTCAAAATATGTTTTCTGGTATTATACCTTCTTGTTTGGGAAATTTAACCCTTTCAATGGATGGAAATAAGATTCTATTTCGTGGGGAATATAGGCCAAGTTTAACAGAGGATGGATTAATGAACAAATTGGGTCGACTTCACGGCGTTTATTCCTATCCTTCCAGCTACTTAGAAGAAGCAATAGAGTTCACAACAAAGAGTGGGTTCTATTCATACGGAGGCATCATCCTTGCATATATGACCGGGATTGATTTATCTATTCTTTAA